A single region of the Pirellulales bacterium genome encodes:
- a CDS encoding NYN domain-containing protein, with protein sequence MWLTAFVRHWDLVIGHLFTTMSLLIDGYNLLNSTGIPSRGKGPGNLERARQALLNTLVESLPEDEVARTIVVFDASESPWGVARETNHRGIRVMFAAKEDDADSVIERLISADSAPKRLTVVSSDHRLQKAAHRRRAAAVDSDVWFTQLLRDRAARLNLQRPDAHPTVDVPKPDGPLSPGEVEHWLRQFGLDQ encoded by the coding sequence GTGTGGTTGACCGCCTTCGTTCGTCATTGGGATTTGGTCATTGGTCATTTATTCACCACCATGTCTTTACTCATCGACGGGTACAATTTGCTCAACTCCACCGGGATTCCTTCGCGGGGAAAGGGGCCGGGAAACTTGGAGCGGGCCAGGCAGGCCCTACTTAATACGCTTGTCGAATCACTGCCCGAGGATGAAGTGGCGCGGACTATTGTGGTGTTCGATGCTTCCGAATCGCCGTGGGGAGTGGCGCGCGAGACGAATCATCGTGGCATTCGGGTCATGTTCGCAGCGAAAGAGGACGATGCGGACAGCGTGATCGAACGGCTGATTTCCGCGGACAGCGCCCCCAAGCGGCTGACCGTGGTTTCCAGCGATCACCGCTTGCAAAAGGCGGCCCATCGGCGGCGTGCGGCAGCGGTGGATAGCGACGTGTGGTTTACCCAACTGCTGCGCGACCGTGCCGCGCGATTGAACTTGCAAAGACCCGACGCCCATCCGACGGTTGACGTTCCCAAACCGGACGGGCCGCTTTCGCCCGGCGAGGTGGAGCATTGGCTGCGTCAGTTCGGGTTGGACCAATAG
- a CDS encoding dihydroorotase, which translates to MPAILIQNGRVIDPSQGIDRVTNLLLRDGKVAGYDVPPNGQDRIINAVGKIVSPGLIDMHVHLREPGREEDETIATGTAAALAGGFTSIACMPNTDPPIDTQASVEFIQQQAARADNCNVYVVACVSKNREGKELAELGQLVQAGAVGFSDDGAPVHDAELMRRAFEYCLMFDKPILNHAEVRELTRGGVMHEGLASLQLGLPGMPGAAEDAMVARDIVLAEATGGRIHVMHVSSGGSVEIIRRAKLREVRVTTEICPHHFTLTDECLRSFDSNFKMSPPLRSLRDVEKCLAGLADGTIDVICTDHAPHAPEKKMRELDQAPFGILGLETCLGLVITKLIEPGVLDWPTALAKMTINPADVLGIPKGTLAVGADADVTIIDPAARWTVDPHRFQSKSVNTPFTGWQLHGRADTVIVGGHVKFEATGK; encoded by the coding sequence TCCCAGTCAGGGGATCGATCGGGTTACGAATTTGCTGCTGCGCGATGGGAAAGTCGCCGGGTACGATGTACCGCCTAACGGGCAGGACCGGATTATCAACGCCGTGGGCAAAATCGTTTCGCCGGGGCTGATCGACATGCACGTACACTTGCGTGAGCCGGGGCGCGAGGAAGACGAGACCATTGCTACGGGCACGGCGGCGGCGCTGGCCGGGGGGTTCACCTCGATTGCGTGCATGCCCAATACCGATCCGCCCATCGACACGCAGGCCAGTGTGGAATTCATTCAGCAACAGGCGGCCCGGGCCGATAACTGCAACGTGTACGTGGTGGCCTGCGTCAGTAAAAACCGGGAAGGGAAGGAACTGGCGGAACTCGGCCAACTGGTGCAGGCCGGAGCGGTCGGATTCAGCGACGATGGCGCTCCAGTACACGATGCGGAGCTGATGCGCCGCGCCTTCGAATACTGCCTGATGTTCGACAAGCCGATTTTGAACCATGCTGAAGTGCGCGAACTGACCCGCGGCGGAGTGATGCACGAAGGATTAGCGTCCTTGCAGTTAGGTCTGCCCGGCATGCCCGGCGCGGCAGAAGACGCCATGGTAGCCCGCGATATTGTATTGGCGGAAGCCACCGGCGGGCGAATTCACGTGATGCACGTATCCAGCGGGGGCAGTGTGGAAATCATTCGCCGGGCCAAGCTGCGCGAGGTTCGCGTCACCACCGAAATTTGCCCGCACCATTTTACATTGACCGACGAGTGCCTGCGGAGTTTCGACAGCAATTTCAAAATGAGCCCGCCGCTGCGCAGCCTGCGCGATGTGGAAAAGTGCCTGGCCGGGCTGGCCGACGGTACGATTGACGTCATTTGCACCGATCACGCGCCCCACGCCCCGGAGAAAAAAATGCGGGAGCTGGATCAGGCACCGTTCGGCATTCTGGGCCTGGAAACGTGCCTGGGCTTGGTGATTACCAAACTGATCGAGCCGGGCGTGCTCGATTGGCCCACGGCCCTGGCGAAAATGACGATCAATCCGGCCGACGTGCTCGGCATTCCCAAAGGGACGCTGGCCGTGGGGGCGGACGCCGACGTGACGATTATTGATCCGGCGGCGCGGTGGACCGTCGATCCACACCGCTTCCAATCCAAGAGCGTGAACACGCCGTTCACCGGCTGGCAGTTGCACGGACGGGCGGACACCGTAATTGTCGGCGGCCACGTGAAGTTTGAAGCGACCGGGAAATGA